From one Lolium rigidum isolate FL_2022 chromosome 4, APGP_CSIRO_Lrig_0.1, whole genome shotgun sequence genomic stretch:
- the LOC124647606 gene encoding protein ROOT PRIMORDIUM DEFECTIVE 1-like, whose translation MTPPLPARLLHARGKTTAAQHVAARHLDHTFEKLVSSSLPLIAATPLLDALRASPEPLALPDLAGRLPLRLHRRGPLHFLRLFPRVFDLRPPLPLSLSLTPPAASLLAVASTPSTAARTLHRLLAMCPSRSVPLRAVFRVWRELALPDDFEDSVLARHPHLFRLGPNPAEPTAHLLHLVADPSNFSPAADDSSRPDKHAFRLQFPPGFRLTKEHRKKINDFQLLPYAGPYEPTDHKPVGAKRKVSKMARRKMEKRAVGIAHEFLSLTVEKMVEVEKFSQFRKCFGIDVNVRDVFLDHPGIFYLSAKGKRHTVFLREAYDRGKLVEPNDVSEARRKLVELMLLRRRGLGNANSNANMSASSANAQENFHDDLQELEVL comes from the coding sequence atgacgccgccgctgccggcgcgGCTGCTGCACGCGCGCGGCAAGACCACCGCGGCGcagcacgtggcggcgcggcaccTCGACCACACCTTCGAGAAGCTAGTATCCTCCAGCCTCCCGCTCATAGCGGCGACCCCTCTCCTCGACGCGCTCcgggcctcgccggagccgctcgCGCTCCCGGACCTGGCCGGCCGCCTCccgctccgcctccaccgccgcgggCCGCTCCACTTCCTCCGCCTCTTCCCGCGCGTCTTCGACCTCCGCCCGCCGCTCCCGCTCTCCCTCTCGCTCACCCCGCCCGCCGCTTCcctcctcgccgtcgcctccaccccgTCCACCGCCGCGCGGACGCTGCACCGCCTCCTCGCCATGTGCCCCTCCCGCTCCGTCCCTCTCCGCGCCGTCTTCCGCGTCTGGCGCGAGCTCGCCCTCCCGGACGACTTCGAGGACTCCGTGCTCGCGCGGCACCCCCACCTCTTCCGCCTCGGCCCCAACCCCGCCGAGCCCACAGCCCACCTTCTGCACCTCGTCGCGGACCCCTCGAATTTCTCCCCGGCGGCGGACGACAGCTCCCGGCCGGACAAGCACGCCTTCAGGCTGCAGTTCCCGCCAGGGTTCAGGCTCACCAAGGAGCACCGGAAGAAGATCAACGACTTCCAGCTGCTGCCATACGCCGGTCCATATGAACCAACCGACCACAAGCCTGTCGGCGCCAAGCGGAAGGTGTCTAAGATGGCcaggaggaagatggagaagagGGCGGTGGGGATCGCGCACGAGTTCCTCAGCCTCACCGTCGAGAAGATGGTGGAGGTCGAGAAGTTCAGCCAGTTCCGCAAGTGCTTCGGCATCGACGTGAATGTCAGGGACGTGTTCTTGGATCACCCGGGGATATTTTACCTCTCGGCAAAGGGGAAACGGCACACCGTGTTCCTGCGGGAAGCGTATGACCGCGGCAAGCTTGTTGAGCCGAATGATGTTTCGGAGGCGCGGAGAAAGCTTGTTGAGCTCATGCTCCTGCGTCGCCGTGGGCTTGGGAATGCCAATTCTAATGCCAACATGTCTGCTTCAAGTGCCAATGCCCAAGAGAACTTTCATGATGATTTGCAGGAACTAGAGGTTTTATAG